Proteins encoded in a region of the Dehalogenimonas sp. THU2 genome:
- a CDS encoding folylpolyglutamate synthase/dihydrofolate synthase family protein codes for MNNSYQSTLDWLYNFVDYESVARPRDPSRYDLRRVSLLLEKLGHPHLKARTVHIAGSKGKGSTAAMVFSALRQAGFKTGLYTSPHLIETTERFKIGGRDITEAEFTALVETLKPLVLAINVEARYGLLTTFEIMTVLAFAFFAEQNVEWQVIEVGLGGRLDATNVVSPEVSVITTINLEHTEVLGNTLPEIAAEKAGIVKPGVPVVTAPQPKEVMNVIEAACRRRGSPLRRADMTVVSPSRWEDVRQLFSIGGRLARYDIDLPLLATYQRLNATVAVAALETLIEHGAAIEKDHIERGLAETVWPGRFQIVRRDPLVILDGAHNPAAARELVDSLHAILPERPHPAVLVIGASSDKDIYGMADILRPEFSEVVVTKARHPRSMDTKQVGRSFEMRGMAVNYTSSVAEALALGVKLAGSDGLVCVTGSLFVVGEALASISQ; via the coding sequence TTGAATAATTCATACCAGTCCACCCTCGACTGGCTCTACAACTTCGTCGATTACGAATCCGTCGCCCGCCCCCGCGACCCTTCCCGCTATGACCTGCGGCGGGTCAGCCTGTTGCTGGAAAAGCTCGGACACCCCCACCTGAAAGCCAGAACCGTCCATATCGCCGGCAGCAAAGGCAAAGGCTCCACCGCGGCCATGGTCTTCTCCGCCCTGCGGCAGGCCGGTTTCAAAACAGGCCTCTACACCTCACCCCACCTCATCGAAACGACCGAACGCTTCAAGATCGGCGGCCGGGATATCACCGAAGCCGAATTCACCGCGCTGGTGGAAACACTGAAACCGCTGGTGCTGGCCATCAACGTCGAGGCAAGATACGGCCTGCTGACCACCTTCGAGATCATGACCGTCCTGGCCTTCGCCTTCTTCGCGGAACAGAACGTTGAATGGCAGGTCATCGAGGTCGGCCTCGGCGGCCGTCTGGACGCCACCAATGTCGTATCTCCTGAAGTTTCCGTGATCACCACCATCAACCTGGAGCACACCGAGGTGCTGGGCAACACTCTGCCGGAGATCGCCGCGGAGAAAGCCGGCATCGTCAAGCCCGGAGTGCCGGTGGTCACCGCGCCGCAGCCGAAAGAAGTGATGAATGTCATCGAAGCCGCCTGCCGTCGCCGAGGCTCACCGCTGCGCCGAGCCGACATGACAGTCGTCTCCCCATCACGCTGGGAGGACGTGCGTCAGCTTTTCAGCATCGGCGGCCGCCTGGCTCGCTATGATATCGACCTGCCGCTCCTGGCCACCTACCAGCGGCTCAACGCCACGGTGGCGGTGGCGGCTCTGGAAACGCTCATCGAACATGGTGCGGCCATCGAAAAAGATCACATCGAACGCGGTTTGGCTGAAACCGTCTGGCCGGGCCGTTTTCAGATCGTCCGAAGGGATCCGCTGGTCATCCTGGACGGCGCCCACAATCCCGCGGCGGCGCGGGAACTGGTGGATTCGCTTCATGCCATCCTGCCGGAACGGCCGCACCCGGCGGTGCTGGTCATCGGCGCCTCGTCGGACAAGGACATTTACGGCATGGCCGATATCCTGCGGCCGGAATTTAGCGAGGTGGTGGTGACCAAAGCTCGTCACCCCCGGTCGATGGACACCAAACAGGTAGGTCGCTCGTTCGAAATGCGCGGCATGGCCGTCAATTACACGTCGTCGGTGGCCGAGGCGTTAGCCCTGGGGGTGAAGCTGGCGGGAAGCGACGGCCTGGTGTGTGTCACCGGGTCGCTCTTCGTGGTGGGTGAAGCACTGGCTTCAATCTCGCAGTGA
- a CDS encoding head GIN domain-containing protein: protein MFKKTIILLIVLSFCVTAAGCFPFGSIVGRGPVETRNFEFSGFTRIVAATAFDVEVVLSSDFSVTVTTNENLFEYMDLQQNGDTLTVQLRSGSYSFASLKARITMPDLFSLEVSGASSGQVSDFNFSHALTLKASGASSIDLSNVRAGDVEMEISGASRVRGGIETDHGRINLSGASTVDLAGNGRNYELTASGASNATLRNFTTDNTKVVFSGASSGSVNSDGQLDVSLSGASSLRYFGNPTVGDVDVSGGSSFSRG from the coding sequence ATGTTCAAAAAAACGATAATTCTGTTAATCGTCCTGTCCTTCTGCGTGACCGCCGCCGGCTGTTTCCCCTTCGGGAGCATCGTCGGCCGGGGCCCGGTGGAAACCCGCAACTTTGAGTTCTCCGGTTTCACCCGCATCGTCGCCGCCACCGCCTTCGATGTCGAGGTAGTGCTGTCGAGCGATTTCAGTGTCACTGTCACCACCAATGAAAACCTTTTTGAATACATGGATCTGCAGCAGAATGGCGATACCCTGACGGTGCAGTTGCGCAGCGGCAGCTACTCCTTCGCCTCTCTGAAGGCGCGCATCACCATGCCGGATCTCTTCAGCCTGGAAGTATCCGGTGCTTCCTCCGGCCAGGTCAGTGATTTCAATTTCAGCCATGCCCTGACGCTCAAAGCCAGCGGCGCCAGCAGCATCGACCTGAGTAATGTCAGGGCTGGTGATGTCGAGATGGAGATCTCCGGCGCTTCCCGTGTCAGGGGCGGCATAGAGACCGACCACGGACGCATCAACCTGAGCGGCGCCTCGACGGTTGATCTCGCCGGCAACGGCCGCAATTATGAACTGACCGCCTCCGGCGCCTCCAACGCCACCCTCCGCAACTTCACCACCGACAACACCAAGGTCGTTTTCTCCGGCGCGTCTTCCGGTTCGGTAAATTCCGATGGACAACTCGACGTCAGTCTGTCCGGCGCCTCATCCCTCCGCTACTTCGGCAACCCCACCGTCGGCGACGTCGATGTCAGCGGCGGCTCTTCATTCAGCAGAGGATGA
- a CDS encoding head GIN domain-containing protein: MARKEFDLSGFIAVEARNAMKVEIARGDIYSVAVEAEAEIIDEVKVEVFGDKLKAKFETRWGHLGLLLKQTPSPRLIVTMPEIKSIELVAATRGSITGFTGIDRFQAELAGASKLNGNIQCRELKLEGGAASHFELSGSAATAVIDLSAASNANLENLTVGDATAKLVGAASLTLNITGKLDADISGASNLRWLGTPTIGDLKITGASSFSRK, from the coding sequence ATGGCCCGAAAAGAATTTGATCTGAGCGGCTTCATCGCCGTAGAAGCCCGCAATGCCATGAAAGTGGAGATAGCCCGCGGCGATATTTACAGCGTGGCCGTGGAAGCCGAGGCCGAGATCATCGACGAGGTCAAGGTAGAAGTATTCGGCGATAAGCTCAAAGCGAAATTTGAGACCCGGTGGGGTCACCTGGGGCTCCTCTTGAAACAAACGCCGTCGCCCAGGCTCATCGTCACCATGCCGGAAATCAAGTCGATCGAACTGGTCGCCGCCACCCGCGGCAGCATCACCGGTTTTACCGGCATCGACAGATTCCAAGCCGAACTGGCCGGCGCCAGCAAGCTCAATGGAAATATCCAGTGCCGTGAGCTCAAGCTTGAAGGCGGTGCGGCTTCCCACTTTGAACTGTCCGGCTCCGCCGCCACCGCGGTGATTGATCTTTCCGCCGCCTCCAACGCCAACCTAGAAAACTTGACCGTGGGCGACGCAACCGCTAAATTGGTCGGCGCCGCCAGCCTGACGCTCAACATTACCGGCAAGCTGGACGCCGATATTTCCGGCGCTTCCAACCTGCGATGGCTGGGCACGCCCACGATAGGCGACCTCAAGATCACTGGTGCTTCCAGTTTCAGCCGAAAGTAA
- a CDS encoding LemA family protein: MPADTAPYGLIIVITAALALGCLLAAFHFYRRRCLIDDTPTSRTRGVFIGLAELKGTAESETPLESFLAASRCVYYSYKVEEHWHRMSLDGKGRPKSESGWKTVAQDTKSVPIYLKDDTGLLRVLPDGAEIHADTVFNKECRRDDALYYGKGPEKAIGNSTHRRRFTEKAIPLHKTIYVVGQARERRDVVAAEIAQSKNAPLFLISTLDEKHHSDRYRLWYWLWLAAGLLIVGGGIALFQAQSLSPSPLGTLLLTGAGLYLLAAFIGWIWNAYNSLVHLRQRVGQGWSQIDVELKRRHDLIPNLVQAVEGFRRHESGVQQLVTELRRQGIEAGAVGIHGMAGRLAVIVERYPDMKANESFLALQRALSEAEQRLALARDYYNEIATFYRTRLEIVPDRWLAGLTGFRPCPLLEAADFERAAVQVSLAS; encoded by the coding sequence ATGCCCGCCGATACCGCCCCTTACGGCCTCATCATCGTCATCACCGCCGCGCTGGCGCTGGGTTGCCTCCTGGCGGCTTTCCATTTCTACCGTCGCCGCTGCCTCATCGACGATACGCCGACTTCCAGGACCAGGGGTGTCTTCATCGGCCTGGCGGAACTCAAGGGCACTGCCGAGAGCGAGACACCGCTGGAAAGCTTCCTAGCCGCCAGCCGTTGCGTCTATTACAGCTACAAAGTTGAAGAACACTGGCACCGCATGAGCTTGGATGGCAAGGGGCGGCCTAAGAGCGAGAGCGGCTGGAAAACGGTGGCCCAGGATACCAAAAGCGTGCCTATCTATTTAAAGGACGACACCGGGCTGCTCCGCGTCCTGCCGGACGGGGCCGAGATTCACGCCGATACTGTTTTCAACAAGGAATGCCGCCGCGATGACGCCCTGTACTACGGAAAAGGCCCGGAGAAAGCCATCGGCAATTCCACCCATCGGCGCCGCTTCACTGAGAAGGCCATTCCGCTGCATAAAACAATCTATGTGGTGGGGCAGGCACGGGAGCGCCGTGATGTGGTGGCGGCGGAGATCGCCCAAAGCAAGAACGCGCCGCTCTTTCTCATCTCCACCCTGGATGAGAAACATCACAGTGACCGGTATCGCCTGTGGTACTGGTTGTGGCTGGCGGCGGGGTTGTTGATCGTCGGGGGAGGCATCGCCCTGTTCCAAGCCCAGAGCCTGTCCCCATCTCCTCTCGGCACCTTGCTGCTCACCGGAGCGGGGCTGTATCTCCTGGCGGCGTTCATCGGCTGGATATGGAATGCCTACAACAGCCTGGTGCACCTCCGGCAGCGGGTGGGGCAGGGGTGGTCGCAGATAGATGTCGAACTCAAGCGGCGGCATGACCTCATCCCCAACCTGGTCCAGGCTGTGGAGGGATTCCGCCGCCATGAAAGCGGGGTACAGCAACTGGTGACCGAACTCCGGCGGCAGGGTATCGAGGCGGGCGCCGTGGGCATCCACGGCATGGCTGGGAGGCTGGCGGTGATCGTGGAACGTTACCCCGACATGAAAGCCAACGAGTCTTTCTTGGCTCTGCAGCGTGCCCTCTCCGAGGCGGAACAGCGCTTGGCGCTGGCAAGGGACTATTACAACGAGATCGCCACCTTCTACCGGACACGACTGGAGATAGTGCCGGACCGCTGGCTGGCGGGCTTGACCGGGTTTAGGCCTTGCCCGCTGCTGGAGGCCGCTGACTTCGAACGCGCGGCAGTGCAGGTGAGCCTGGCGTCATGA
- a CDS encoding BTAD domain-containing putative transcriptional regulator, translating into MHAVARTPSSEFINRLVDAWPDNGHLVMSARVADGFDRINDHLTRQQAACLSAADLSFTPDEVKLLAHERRSLELTDTDARQLVETMDGWPLGVSLVLNSPNGFNALNTSGRNQVFDFLTRQVLVQQPAAAQKLLMGLSTFTVIEPDLCAEVLETANLRKKLRKLVDNSLFITEAGPDNYQYHQLFREFLQTSLKETDSELFYGLHGKAAAKYEALGQYEPAIEHFLTARNYDAAAALIRRIGEKLFRQGRWTSLNSWIERLPESIRTSSVDIELLHAQSLVHTGEPSQAGQIITTILLDDTRPLDKVTKARALYTRSSACRLLGQRDQSRLDAEVAAGLLEGNDSQNGLMGDISARLGFLHFDKADFALAMRYLKTAQEQFNKVFDQNNLASVNNGLGGIYKSFGNLSQASTYYEYARQGFTKTGNIGKLAMVLCNIAFIQHKNGLYEQTIDTLNEAEEKAKTAGYRRFEANIALAFGEVYRDLDQPDRSISSFEKALTIAREIQEANYVSYAKAGIGETLRIVGNYDQANFWTREALAQAELEKQPYEISLFKLQLATINNNQCKYHEASMALNEVYKYFLKIGDLDALARTCFANAIASFNQKNYDATNQWLTWMIGHIENLGYDDFVVIEGGRNTLLVQYAAARDIGNRYFERLMERIKQKRQQFSTVREKTAVPVRLTQLQSFGFNETRVILDGQAVTEQAWRSNRAKELFFFLLNNPGKSTEDIASQLWPEMPPAKATSNFHINLFRARRATSPGIIIQENGRYYFSPEVDFYYDVNEFEEKLRGISQLAPEERSRIVERLTELYKGSFMPGFDGEWIDQKRFELENKYLKLLFEMVGYYAKSGRMDKVVALVEKVLDTDRDDDEVYYQGIQAYLALGDSLSASHLYKRYLSNLKELDAEPEPRIENLIGNLSIN; encoded by the coding sequence TTGCATGCCGTCGCCCGGACGCCATCATCGGAATTCATCAACCGATTGGTCGATGCCTGGCCGGACAACGGTCACCTGGTGATGTCTGCCCGCGTGGCGGACGGTTTCGACCGGATCAACGACCACCTGACCCGGCAGCAGGCCGCCTGCCTCTCCGCCGCCGACCTGAGTTTCACCCCGGATGAAGTGAAACTGTTGGCTCATGAACGTCGTTCCCTGGAGTTGACCGATACCGACGCCCGTCAACTGGTGGAGACGATGGACGGTTGGCCGCTGGGTGTCTCCCTGGTCTTGAATTCACCGAACGGTTTCAACGCCCTGAATACCAGCGGCCGCAATCAGGTCTTCGATTTCCTGACTCGCCAAGTGCTCGTCCAGCAACCCGCCGCCGCGCAAAAGCTGCTGATGGGATTATCGACCTTCACGGTGATCGAACCGGACCTCTGTGCCGAAGTGCTGGAAACCGCCAACCTCCGAAAAAAGCTGCGTAAACTGGTCGATAACAGCCTGTTCATCACCGAGGCCGGGCCCGATAATTACCAATATCACCAGTTGTTCCGGGAGTTCCTGCAAACGTCGCTGAAAGAGACTGATTCAGAGCTGTTCTATGGACTTCACGGAAAGGCCGCCGCCAAATACGAAGCCCTGGGTCAGTACGAGCCAGCCATCGAACATTTCCTGACCGCCCGCAATTACGACGCGGCGGCAGCCCTGATCCGGCGCATCGGCGAGAAACTGTTCCGCCAGGGCCGCTGGACCAGCCTGAACAGTTGGATTGAGCGGTTACCGGAATCAATCCGAACCTCTTCGGTGGATATCGAACTACTGCATGCCCAAAGCCTGGTCCATACCGGTGAGCCGAGCCAGGCCGGCCAGATCATCACTACCATTCTGCTGGACGATACCCGCCCCCTTGATAAAGTTACCAAAGCAAGGGCGCTGTACACCCGAAGCAGCGCTTGCCGCCTGCTGGGTCAGCGGGATCAATCCAGATTGGATGCAGAGGTGGCGGCGGGGTTGCTGGAGGGGAATGATAGCCAGAATGGTCTCATGGGAGATATCTCTGCGCGACTCGGTTTTCTTCATTTTGATAAAGCTGATTTTGCACTAGCAATGCGGTATTTAAAAACTGCACAAGAGCAGTTCAACAAAGTCTTTGATCAGAACAATCTTGCCTCAGTTAACAATGGTCTTGGGGGTATCTACAAAAGTTTTGGGAACTTGTCTCAAGCCTCCACTTATTACGAATACGCCCGACAAGGTTTCACTAAAACCGGGAATATCGGGAAACTGGCAATGGTGCTGTGTAATATTGCCTTTATCCAGCATAAAAATGGGCTGTATGAACAAACAATCGATACCTTGAACGAAGCAGAGGAAAAAGCCAAGACAGCAGGATATCGACGATTTGAAGCAAATATCGCATTGGCCTTTGGTGAGGTCTATCGTGATCTTGACCAACCCGATAGATCCATTAGCTCCTTTGAAAAAGCTCTTACGATAGCTAGAGAAATACAAGAAGCAAATTATGTCTCATATGCTAAGGCTGGCATAGGAGAAACGCTACGAATCGTTGGTAACTATGACCAGGCGAATTTTTGGACCAGAGAGGCTTTGGCACAGGCGGAACTAGAAAAGCAACCGTATGAAATATCGTTATTCAAACTACAACTTGCAACGATTAATAACAATCAATGCAAATACCATGAAGCAAGTATGGCTTTGAATGAAGTCTATAAATATTTTTTGAAGATTGGTGATTTAGATGCATTAGCTCGTACTTGCTTCGCCAATGCTATCGCCAGTTTTAATCAAAAGAACTATGACGCCACGAACCAGTGGTTGACCTGGATGATAGGACATATCGAAAATCTCGGGTACGATGATTTTGTGGTCATCGAGGGGGGCCGGAACACTCTTCTAGTGCAATATGCAGCGGCCAGGGATATTGGCAACCGCTATTTTGAACGGCTAATGGAACGTATAAAACAAAAGCGGCAGCAATTCTCAACGGTGCGAGAAAAAACCGCGGTGCCAGTTCGTCTCACTCAGCTTCAAAGTTTTGGATTCAACGAAACAAGGGTTATCCTGGACGGACAAGCGGTAACAGAACAAGCATGGCGTTCCAATCGTGCGAAGGAGTTATTCTTCTTCTTGCTGAACAACCCCGGCAAGTCGACTGAGGACATAGCCTCTCAGCTCTGGCCGGAAATGCCACCCGCCAAAGCCACCAGCAATTTCCACATCAACCTTTTCCGCGCCCGTCGCGCAACTTCTCCGGGTATCATCATCCAGGAGAACGGGCGCTATTACTTCAGTCCAGAAGTGGATTTCTATTATGACGTTAATGAATTTGAAGAAAAATTAAGAGGGATTAGTCAATTAGCTCCGGAAGAACGCAGTAGAATCGTTGAACGTCTCACAGAATTGTACAAGGGTTCCTTCATGCCAGGTTTTGACGGCGAGTGGATAGACCAGAAGCGTTTTGAGCTTGAGAACAAGTACCTTAAATTATTGTTTGAGATGGTTGGTTACTACGCTAAGAGCGGACGTATGGATAAGGTGGTCGCGTTGGTGGAGAAAGTGCTGGATACCGATAGGGACGACGATGAGGTCTACTACCAGGGCATTCAGGCATATTTGGCATTAGGTGATTCCCTCTCAGCGTCTCACTTGTACAAACGCTATCTTTCCAATCTGAAAGAATTAGATGCTGAACCGGAACCGCGTATCGAGAACCTTATCGGAAATTTATCGATCAATTGA
- a CDS encoding response regulator has product MPHGQKPRLLVVEDEPSIGEVCLRILTREGFAVELAVNGRIGMEMITRQDFDLFLIDIRTPSMSGKDLYKWMLENRGELAGHVMFTTGDMMSEDLLLYIKGTSRPFLPKPFTPDELIETVKKTWRDIAARLPA; this is encoded by the coding sequence GTGCCGCACGGCCAGAAGCCGCGCCTGCTGGTAGTTGAGGATGAACCTTCCATCGGGGAGGTATGCCTCCGTATTCTCACGCGTGAGGGTTTCGCGGTGGAGCTGGCCGTCAACGGGCGCATCGGGATGGAGATGATAACGCGGCAGGATTTTGACCTATTTCTGATAGACATCAGGACGCCTTCCATGAGCGGTAAGGATTTATACAAGTGGATGCTTGAAAACCGGGGTGAGCTGGCCGGACATGTAATGTTCACTACCGGCGATATGATGTCCGAAGACCTGCTGCTTTACATCAAGGGGACCAGCCGCCCTTTCCTGCCCAAACCTTTTACACCCGATGAGTTGATCGAAACGGTTAAAAAGACCTGGCGGGATATCGCTGCCCGGCTACCTGCCTGA
- a CDS encoding response regulator — protein sequence MVDAPGKKLVLVVDDEPAILRFVSAGLAMGNYEVVTASNGSAACDLAQAHQPDIILLDIVMAPDNGLETLARLRQFTRVPVIALTAHLDICDSAIQAGADATVSKPFKPEELLDKIQSLLG from the coding sequence ATGGTCGATGCGCCTGGCAAAAAACTGGTGCTTGTTGTCGATGATGAACCGGCTATACTCCGTTTTGTCAGCGCCGGGTTGGCTATGGGAAATTATGAGGTCGTAACTGCCAGCAACGGCAGCGCCGCTTGCGATTTGGCCCAAGCACATCAACCCGATATCATCCTCCTGGATATCGTCATGGCCCCTGACAACGGATTGGAAACTCTGGCCCGCTTGCGGCAATTCACCCGGGTGCCAGTCATTGCGCTAACCGCTCACCTCGATATCTGCGACTCCGCAATTCAAGCTGGCGCTGACGCTACCGTGAGCAAACCGTTCAAGCCTGAGGAATTGTTGGATAAAATCCAGAGTCTTTTGGGTTGA
- a CDS encoding DUF1697 domain-containing protein, giving the protein MKYVVLLRGINVGGKNIVSMASLKKFLEEMGFLNVSTYIASGNVILESDKPAEEIKAHLEKALPENFKLDSDLIKVLVLTRHQLQTVIDNKPEGFGEQPEKYHSDAIFLMGIDTTSVMPVFNPRDGVDKIWPGDGVIYSQRLSSQRTKSRLNKIMSSPAYKSMTIRNWNTTTKLLEILKR; this is encoded by the coding sequence ATGAAATATGTTGTGTTGCTTCGAGGCATCAATGTTGGCGGCAAGAATATAGTATCGATGGCCAGCTTGAAAAAATTCTTGGAAGAAATGGGATTTCTCAATGTTTCAACTTATATTGCCAGTGGTAATGTGATCCTGGAATCCGACAAACCGGCTGAAGAGATAAAAGCTCATCTTGAAAAAGCTTTGCCGGAAAACTTCAAACTTGATAGCGACCTCATCAAAGTATTGGTGTTAACTCGCCATCAGCTTCAAACCGTCATCGATAACAAACCCGAAGGCTTCGGTGAGCAGCCGGAGAAGTATCATAGTGACGCAATTTTTTTGATGGGTATTGATACAACTTCAGTTATGCCTGTATTCAATCCCCGAGATGGAGTCGACAAAATTTGGCCTGGCGATGGAGTGATCTATTCACAACGCCTCAGCTCTCAGCGTACTAAAAGTCGACTTAATAAAATCATGTCATCACCGGCATATAAATCCATGACTATCCGCAATTGGAACACGACAACAAAATTGCTGGAAATCCTAAAAAGATAG
- a CDS encoding DegV family protein — translation MTVKIVTDSTSDLTHEIASRLGITVVPLFVHFGAEAYRDGIDLTTEDFYRKLTQCETLPTTSTPSLGSFAEVYDKLAEETDEILVITLSHKYSATYEVALRAIDQMKKKCRVEVVDSLWAIMALGLIVAAAAKAANSGASLDEVLKLTRNNMQRVDMRMAFDTLEYLKRGGRIGTAQAFLGSMLKVNPIITIKDGYTEAVARTHSRAKAINYLCDFAMTFSHIEEIAVEDATTPDEAELLVERLSTKFPRERIYRTSVSPVVGTHVGPHVLAVSVLGDR, via the coding sequence ATGACAGTCAAGATTGTAACTGATAGCACTTCAGACCTGACACACGAGATAGCCAGCAGGCTGGGGATTACCGTCGTACCTTTGTTCGTCCATTTTGGGGCTGAGGCTTATCGGGATGGCATTGACCTTACGACTGAGGACTTCTACCGAAAACTGACGCAGTGTGAGACCTTGCCGACTACTTCGACGCCATCGCTGGGAAGCTTTGCCGAGGTCTATGACAAGCTGGCAGAGGAGACGGACGAAATTCTGGTCATCACTCTTTCCCATAAGTACAGCGCTACTTATGAGGTAGCACTGCGAGCTATAGATCAAATGAAGAAGAAGTGCCGCGTAGAAGTGGTTGATTCCCTGTGGGCTATTATGGCACTAGGATTGATAGTTGCTGCTGCCGCCAAGGCAGCTAATAGTGGGGCTAGCCTTGATGAGGTGCTTAAGCTAACCCGGAACAATATGCAGCGGGTGGATATGCGCATGGCTTTTGATACGTTGGAATATCTCAAAAGGGGAGGACGCATTGGCACTGCGCAGGCATTTTTGGGGTCTATGCTGAAGGTAAATCCCATCATTACCATAAAAGATGGCTACACTGAGGCGGTTGCCAGAACCCATTCAAGAGCCAAGGCGATAAACTACTTGTGTGATTTTGCTATGACCTTTTCTCACATTGAAGAGATAGCTGTAGAGGACGCTACCACACCGGATGAAGCGGAGCTATTGGTAGAGCGACTGAGTACCAAGTTTCCCAGGGAGCGTATCTACCGAACCAGCGTGAGCCCAGTGGTAGGGACTCATGTTGGCCCTCATGTGCTAGCGGTAAGCGTATTGGGGGATAGGTAG
- a CDS encoding integrase core domain-containing protein, with translation MKLEYAGVKYPEDKLYIESFNSSYKREEIYRHEYQNYHEALKGWEDYRDWDRAERLHQSLDYLSPQA, from the coding sequence GTGAAACTGGAATATGCCGGTGTTAAATATCCTGAAGATAAACTGTACATTGAATCTTTCAACTCAAGCTACAAGAGGGAGGAGATATATCGCCATGAATATCAGAACTACCATGAAGCCCTGAAGGGATGGGAAGACTATCGCGATTGGGATCGAGCTGAGCGTTTGCACCAGAGTCTTGACTACCTCAGCCCACAGGCGTAA
- a CDS encoding lysophospholipid acyltransferase family protein, with protein sequence MWKYYAFKIAGFSLSHLPRRVGYLGAIFIADFTYTFFPTVKTGVTDNMRHVFGTSVDDIILNKAVRGVLRTTAKNYFDLIKLPQMRLDKIEQNISVQGWQHLTDALEQKKGVVLVTAHLGSFDFTAQIFAIRSVKVTALVESLKPLPLLNHIIALRESHGVTFVSGQPGMLESMMQLLRNGEAISMACDRNIQGKGITSVFFGEEVTLPTIAVNMAMRTGAAIVPIFNYRSTDGNYIINVEPAFNVIPGGNRAVATNVAQVARIMERHIRCHPEQWVVLKPIWLKNKQETKIFT encoded by the coding sequence ATGTGGAAATACTACGCGTTCAAGATTGCGGGATTTAGCCTGTCTCACCTTCCAAGAAGAGTTGGTTATCTTGGTGCCATTTTTATTGCGGATTTTACGTACACCTTCTTTCCGACCGTCAAGACCGGAGTCACGGATAATATGAGGCATGTATTCGGCACTAGTGTGGATGATATCATCCTAAATAAGGCTGTACGTGGTGTGCTGCGAACCACAGCAAAAAATTATTTTGACCTCATCAAATTACCACAGATGAGATTGGATAAAATCGAACAGAATATAAGCGTCCAAGGCTGGCAACACCTTACGGATGCTTTGGAACAGAAAAAAGGAGTTGTTTTAGTCACAGCTCATCTAGGAAGTTTTGATTTCACGGCACAGATATTTGCTATTCGATCGGTTAAAGTGACTGCCCTGGTAGAATCTTTGAAACCGTTACCTCTACTTAATCATATTATTGCTTTGCGGGAAAGTCATGGTGTCACTTTCGTATCAGGTCAACCGGGTATGTTGGAATCAATGATGCAACTATTACGAAACGGTGAAGCCATATCAATGGCTTGTGACCGTAATATTCAAGGAAAAGGTATTACCTCGGTCTTCTTTGGGGAAGAGGTGACATTGCCCACGATAGCCGTGAATATGGCCATGCGAACAGGGGCCGCTATTGTACCTATCTTTAACTACCGTAGTACTGATGGCAACTACATAATAAACGTAGAACCGGCGTTCAATGTCATACCTGGCGGAAACCGCGCTGTAGCAACAAATGTTGCACAGGTAGCTCGAATCATGGAAAGGCATATCAGATGTCACCCTGAGCAATGGGTCGTTCTTAAACCCATATGGCTAAAGAATAAACAAGAAACAAAAATATTCACTTAA